The DNA segment AATTCCGTCAGCTGTTTCTGCTCACAGCCTCGCTGTTTGCCCTCGACCTGCTGATACCCGATCTGATTCCTTTCGTTGACGAACTGCTGTTGGGGCTATTGACACTGTTGTTCGGTTCCTGGCGAAAGACCAAGCCGGAAGAGCCAACACCGATTGAACATACGGAACAGGACCCGCAACGATGAATGCAGTAAGAAACAGAGGAAACCATTCGCGTAACAGGCTTGCTACTTTTACCCTGCTATTACTTCTGCTCCAGACCCTTTTCGGTTGCGCATCCCTGCAACCCCAGGAGGATAGAATCAGGGTCACCATTGCCGATCTGAGACCGCTGGAATCGACCCTCATGGAGCAACGCTATCTGGTCAAGATCCGCTTGCAGAATCGCTCCAGGGAGGCCCTGAATATCGACGGTATGAGTTTCGACCTGGACCTGAATGGCAAGCGGTTCGCCTCGGGTGTCAGTAACCAGACAGCAACCATTGACGGTTTCAGTGAATCGATGCTGGAAGTTAAGTTAAGCAGTACGGTATTCGGCCTGATAAAACAGTTCGGCGCACTGCAGGACCGCCAGAGCGGGACCTTTGATTATCAGATCAGCGGCAGCCTGAGTTCACCGGAGAGCATGCTGGCCCTGCCCTTCAGCGAAAAGGGTGAGATCAATCTGCTGCCGAGCGCGGCAACCCCGAAAGAAGCCAAACCGGAATAACCGCAAATTTTCGCGAATGCTTTTTTTAGTCCGCGAATGAACGCGAATATATATTTATTGGTTTGCTACAAAGTTATATCCCCATAGGTGGCGGAGATGCGTCCTGCGGTCTTCATTCGTAGCAGGCTTATCTTAATCTATATCGGTGCGGTTTTGCAGATTGTTTCGGTGCGGCAAGCCGCACCCTACGCACTAACTGGCAGAACGGAGGTGGCTGGTGTATCTCTTTCGCAGCAGCGGCAGGGATGCCGCGAAAGCCCCGTCAGCACACGGACGTGCTGTTGGGGCGGCGGAGAAAGAGGTACACCAGCCACCGTAACTGTTTAACAGTGCGGCAAGCCTCACCCTTGCGTAACATAGTTGGGATGATCAGATTCGGCAGCTGGATTGCTGCCAGTCAATCCGACCGGTAGATTGCCGGTTATACTTCCCTAAGGGAGATATGGAATCGCTGTAATCTCTGTATCTATGCGTCCGGCAACAAGGAGTGGTAGCAGTCTTGTCCACATCGATTCGTGCAGAGCAACAGACCCCAACCCTGGAGGGCAGGTCTCTCACCAAAACCTACCATACCGGAGCGGTGGACGTGCATGCCCTGCGCGGGGTGGATATATCACTCTACGAGGGCGAGTTGGTTGTGTTGCTGGGTCCTTCCGGCAGCGGCAAATCGACCCTGCTCAACATTCTCGGCGGTCTCGATACCCCCAGCAGCGGCCGGGTGCGCTTCCGCGACAGCGAGATCACCGACGGTGACGAGTCGGTGCTGACCCGCTACCGGCGCTTCCATGTGGGTTTCGTGTTCCAGTTCTACAACCTGATCCCCAGCCTTACGGCGCGAGAGAACGTCGCCCTGGTGACCGAGATCGCAGGCGATCCCATGCAACCGGCGGAGGCCCTGGGCCTGGTCGGTCTGGGTGAGCGGCTCGACCACTTCCCAGCCCAGCTCTCCGGCGGCGAGCAGCAGCGGGTGGCCATCGCCCGGGCCATCGCCAAGCGCCCCGACATCCTGCTCTGCGACGAACCCACCGGCGCGCTGGACAGCGAGACGGGCATCCTGGTGCTGGAGGCGATCGAAC comes from the Candidatus Thiodiazotropha sp. CDECU1 genome and includes:
- a CDS encoding ABC transporter ATP-binding protein: MSTSIRAEQQTPTLEGRSLTKTYHTGAVDVHALRGVDISLYEGELVVLLGPSGSGKSTLLNILGGLDTPSSGRVRFRDSEITDGDESVLTRYRRFHVGFVFQFYNLIPSLTARENVALVTEIAGDPMQPAEALGLVGLGERLDHFPAQLSGGEQQRVAIARAIAKRPDILLCDEPTGALDSETGILVLEAIERVNLELGTTTAVITHNTVIGKMADRVIHFGDGHVVSTELNPERQSASGLSW
- a CDS encoding LEA type 2 family protein: MNAVRNRGNHSRNRLATFTLLLLLLQTLFGCASLQPQEDRIRVTIADLRPLESTLMEQRYLVKIRLQNRSREALNIDGMSFDLDLNGKRFASGVSNQTATIDGFSESMLEVKLSSTVFGLIKQFGALQDRQSGTFDYQISGSLSSPESMLALPFSEKGEINLLPSAATPKEAKPE
- a CDS encoding DUF6116 family protein, giving the protein MTQIPIIAALLKYADRLKFRQLFLLTASLFALDLLIPDLIPFVDELLLGLLTLLFGSWRKTKPEEPTPIEHTEQDPQR